From the Vulpes lagopus strain Blue_001 chromosome 15, ASM1834538v1, whole genome shotgun sequence genome, one window contains:
- the LOC121476196 gene encoding synaptogyrin-4-like, giving the protein MNLRFLKAEFFLLTLSHSSISSLLTDGYQNKTESSKLHCVLNGNNVACSFTIGAGLLAFFSCLTFLALDAHESRIGSTRFKTAFQLLDFILAVLWIGIWFVGFCFLANQWQHSPPKGFLLGSSSAKAAITFAFFSIFTWIFQAYLALQDLRNDTPVPYKRSLDEGGVVLTTLSPPSATSPVNTPTTGPNNLSYAGSAPSPYLTTPKAPRLAMMPDN; this is encoded by the coding sequence TTCTTTCTCCTCACTCTTTCTCACAGTTCAATCTCCTCCCTGTTGACCGATGGCTACCAGAACAAGACCGAGTCCTCAAAGCTCCACTGCGTCCTCAATGGCAACAACGTGGCCTGCAGCTTCACCATAGGAGCCGGCCTCCTGGCTTTCTTCAGCTGCCTGACCTTCCTCGCCCTGGATGCCCACGAGAGCCGCATCGGCAGCACCCGCTTCAAGACAGCCTTCCAGCTCCTGGACTTCATCCTGGCTGTCCTGTGGATAGGCATCTGGTTCGTGGGCTTCTGCTTCCTGGCCAACCAGTGGCAGCATTCACCACCCAAAGGGTTCCTCCTGGGAAGCAGCAGTGCCAAGGCCGCCATCACCTTCgctttcttctccatcttcaccTGGATTTTCCAGGCCTACCTGGCCCTCCAGGACCTCCGGAATGATACTCCAGTCCCTTACAAGCGCTCCCTGGATGAGGGTGGCGTGGTGCTGACCACCCTCTCCCCGCCCTCTGCCACCAGCCCTGTGAACACGCCCACCACTGGCCCCAACAACCTGAGTTATGCCGGTTCTGCCCCGTCCCCCTATCTGACCACTCCGAAGGCCCCCCGCCTCGCTATGATGCCTGACAACTGA